In Alkalihalobacterium alkalinitrilicum, a genomic segment contains:
- a CDS encoding class I adenylate-forming enzyme family protein, which yields MLKMGDILPMVSRKYPNHISAVFEDKSFTYQETNHRMLCLANSLIELGIKKGDRVAIMQTNSHEYLEAALAIAHVGAIYVPINYRLREEEVEYVIKDSGSTVFFVGERYVSLINSIRDQIPDIKQYICFEGTTSSMLKYEDLLALGTPSIVEIENFNDTDLFKIQYTSGTTGTPKGAMITHKAQIARMTLNWSQITEYDRHYCAGTMFHISGLSSNIGAWLHGATCYITKQFDALEVAELINKEKITSLWLVPSMINFLLNVPNIEQYNLRSVKHISYGAAPIPVEMLKKAISKFNCDLTQAYGSSENGAVTYLEPKDHNLDEKINVHRLKSVGKGGPLDFVKVVNERGEEIAPGEVGEIVTLGAGNMIGYWNKPEATKETLQNGWIRSGDLATVDEDGYIYLSGRKKDMIIRGGENIYPIEIENVLYKHPKVLEAVVIGVPDDAWGETVKACVAIKTNESLSSEEIIAFCKKYLASYKCPTSVEFMDELPKNQMGKILKKDLKIKFAKR from the coding sequence ATGTTGAAGATGGGTGATATTTTACCTATGGTGTCTAGAAAGTATCCTAACCATATTAGTGCTGTATTTGAAGACAAAAGTTTTACTTATCAAGAAACCAATCACAGAATGTTATGTCTAGCAAATTCACTTATAGAATTGGGAATTAAAAAGGGAGATCGAGTAGCCATAATGCAGACCAACAGTCACGAATATTTGGAAGCAGCTTTGGCGATCGCACATGTAGGGGCTATATATGTTCCTATTAATTATCGACTTCGTGAAGAAGAAGTTGAATATGTCATTAAGGATTCAGGGTCTACTGTATTTTTTGTCGGTGAACGATATGTATCTTTAATTAATTCGATACGTGATCAAATTCCTGACATTAAACAGTATATCTGTTTTGAAGGTACAACTTCTTCAATGTTGAAGTATGAAGATTTATTAGCGTTGGGGACACCAAGCATTGTGGAAATTGAAAACTTTAATGATACGGATTTGTTTAAAATTCAATATACAAGTGGAACCACTGGAACTCCTAAAGGGGCAATGATTACACATAAAGCACAAATTGCAAGAATGACTTTAAATTGGAGTCAGATAACGGAATATGATCGACATTATTGTGCTGGAACAATGTTTCATATTTCAGGACTATCATCAAATATTGGAGCTTGGTTACACGGCGCCACTTGTTATATTACTAAACAATTTGATGCATTAGAAGTTGCGGAACTTATCAATAAAGAAAAAATTACATCTTTATGGCTTGTTCCATCGATGATTAATTTTTTACTAAATGTACCCAATATCGAACAATATAACTTACGGAGCGTTAAACATATTTCTTATGGGGCAGCCCCGATACCAGTTGAAATGCTCAAAAAAGCAATTTCAAAATTTAATTGTGACCTCACCCAAGCATACGGTTCGAGTGAAAATGGAGCGGTGACTTATTTGGAGCCTAAAGATCATAACTTGGATGAGAAAATTAATGTTCATCGTTTAAAGTCAGTTGGTAAAGGTGGTCCACTAGACTTTGTTAAGGTTGTTAATGAACGTGGTGAGGAAATAGCTCCTGGTGAAGTGGGTGAAATTGTTACTTTAGGGGCGGGTAACATGATCGGTTATTGGAATAAACCTGAGGCAACAAAAGAAACGTTGCAAAATGGTTGGATTCGCTCAGGTGATTTAGCTACCGTTGATGAGGATGGATATATCTATCTTTCTGGTAGAAAAAAAGACATGATCATCAGGGGTGGTGAAAATATATACCCAATTGAGATTGAAAATGTACTTTATAAGCATCCAAAAGTATTAGAAGCAGTAGTTATTGGGGTTCCTGATGATGCATGGGGAGAAACCGTTAAGGCTTGCGTTGCAATTAAAACAAACGAATCCTTAAGTTCTGAAGAAATTATCGCCTTTTGTAAAAAATACTTGGCTAGTTATAAATGTCCTACCTCTGTTGAATTTATGGATGAGTTACCTAAAAACCAGATGGGGAAAATCCTAAAGAAGGACTTAAAGATTAAATTTGCAAAACGATAA
- a CDS encoding acyl-CoA dehydrogenase family protein, whose translation MNFDYSEDEKMLQKSVRNMLQDKHPIEKVREYMGNGKISETLTNLLASQGLLGPVSWNEKTKSIEGITYAVLTSFEVGRSVLPFPLMESYVSAYVLEKYKFESIYNEVTSGTKICTIAWEGKTMNVTSKEDALLVTGEFTYVPFAKDANYMLAKVNINSEEKVLVVNLNNENIEVRKRDSMDETYPLYNVRVKNYQFSQQDVLTTGENSTSIFDEMKMIARLLISAEMVGASEEILERTVEYTNQREQFGQSISKFQAIKHMAADMYLLLDSSKAILDYTTAVIDSNADEDLMKVTSMLKAYVSDASNEIIGTAIQVHGGIAYTWESDVHLYYKRARRSSVMLGDSYYHREKVFQSMLNQKAVLKV comes from the coding sequence ATGAATTTTGATTATTCCGAAGATGAGAAAATGTTGCAAAAATCAGTAAGAAACATGTTGCAAGATAAACACCCAATTGAAAAAGTGAGAGAGTATATGGGAAATGGAAAAATCTCAGAAACTCTTACAAATTTGCTAGCTTCACAAGGGTTATTAGGACCAGTCAGTTGGAATGAGAAAACAAAATCTATAGAGGGAATAACCTACGCAGTATTAACATCATTTGAAGTAGGTAGATCGGTACTGCCATTTCCATTGATGGAAAGTTACGTGTCTGCCTATGTGTTAGAAAAATACAAATTCGAATCAATTTATAACGAAGTAACTTCAGGTACAAAAATATGTACAATTGCTTGGGAAGGTAAGACTATGAATGTGACAAGTAAAGAAGATGCGTTATTGGTAACTGGGGAGTTTACGTATGTTCCTTTTGCTAAGGATGCTAACTATATGCTCGCAAAGGTTAATATAAATAGCGAAGAAAAAGTCTTGGTTGTTAATTTAAATAATGAAAATATAGAAGTAAGAAAAAGAGACTCGATGGATGAAACGTATCCTCTATACAATGTTCGAGTGAAAAATTATCAATTCTCACAACAAGATGTTCTCACAACAGGCGAAAATTCTACATCTATATTCGATGAGATGAAGATGATTGCTAGGCTGTTGATTAGTGCAGAAATGGTAGGTGCCAGTGAAGAAATACTTGAACGAACCGTTGAATATACGAATCAAAGAGAACAATTTGGCCAATCCATTTCAAAGTTTCAGGCCATTAAACATATGGCTGCCGATATGTATCTCTTGTTAGATAGCAGTAAGGCCATTTTAGATTATACAACTGCAGTCATTGATTCCAATGCGGATGAAGATCTAATGAAAGTAACTTCAATGTTAAAGGCTTATGTTTCAGATGCTAGTAACGAAATAATAGGTACGGCAATTCAGGTACATGGAGGAATTGCATATACTTGGGAAAGTGATGTTCATCTTTATTATAAAAGAGCACGAAGAAGTTCAGTTATGTTAGGTGATTCGTATTACCATCGCGAAAAAGTTTTTCAGTCCATGCTAAATCAAAAAGCTGTACTTAAAGTGTAA
- a CDS encoding acyl-CoA dehydrogenase family protein yields the protein MDIAFSKEHEEYREQVRNWLIENIPKSDNGEFSAEQNLDWERKLYEGGYSGISWPKEYGGQGNDIIFQTIFNEECAKLNAPSGMNLIGKQIFGPSLIELGTEEQKERFLPKIIRGEEMWCQCFSEPNAGSDLAALSTKAVLKGDKWVINGQKVWTSWAEHADYSILLARTDNEAPKHKGITFFIVPMSAEGITVRSLKQMSGEENDFAEVFFDDVIIDKDSVLGNVNEGWQVTMRALSYERGGNSLGHAAHFSEELTELLELGKRLETQVGEAITNSSYYRQKLAQSYIEVEVLRHMGLKIANKLINNQKVTTEASVQKLYWSEYHQRFGELAMEIQGLESPFWGEDGLNSGKFQQIFMRSRAETIFAGSSQIQRNIISERILGMPR from the coding sequence ATGGATATTGCATTTTCAAAAGAGCATGAGGAATATCGTGAACAAGTTCGTAATTGGTTAATAGAAAACATACCGAAAAGTGATAATGGAGAATTTAGTGCTGAACAAAATCTAGATTGGGAAAGAAAACTATATGAAGGTGGATATTCTGGAATATCATGGCCTAAGGAATATGGTGGTCAGGGTAATGATATTATTTTCCAAACTATTTTTAATGAAGAATGTGCAAAACTTAATGCTCCTTCAGGAATGAATTTAATCGGCAAACAAATTTTTGGTCCGTCACTGATTGAGTTAGGAACAGAAGAACAGAAAGAAAGATTTCTTCCTAAAATCATAAGAGGAGAAGAAATGTGGTGTCAATGCTTCTCGGAACCGAATGCAGGTTCTGATTTAGCGGCGTTATCTACAAAAGCAGTGCTAAAAGGAGATAAGTGGGTAATCAACGGCCAGAAAGTATGGACCAGTTGGGCTGAACATGCAGATTATAGCATTCTTTTAGCCAGAACAGATAATGAAGCGCCGAAACACAAAGGAATTACCTTTTTTATTGTTCCGATGTCAGCAGAAGGAATTACAGTTAGATCCTTAAAACAAATGAGTGGGGAAGAAAATGATTTTGCAGAAGTGTTTTTTGATGATGTAATCATCGATAAAGACTCTGTTTTAGGTAACGTCAATGAAGGCTGGCAAGTTACGATGAGGGCGTTATCATATGAAAGAGGCGGAAATTCACTTGGGCACGCAGCACATTTTTCTGAAGAATTAACTGAATTATTAGAATTGGGCAAGCGGTTAGAAACTCAAGTTGGGGAAGCTATCACTAATAGTTCGTATTATAGACAAAAGTTGGCACAATCGTATATAGAAGTTGAAGTTTTAAGACATATGGGGTTAAAAATAGCTAATAAACTCATTAACAACCAAAAGGTGACAACTGAAGCATCTGTTCAAAAACTATATTGGAGCGAGTACCATCAAAGATTTGGAGAACTAGCAATGGAAATACAAGGGTTGGAAAGTCCATTTTGGGGTGAAGACGGTTTAAACTCAGGTAAGTTTCAACAAATCTTTATGCGTTCACGAGCTGAAACTATTTTTGCTGGTTCTTCACAAATACAAAGAAACATTATTTCTGAGAGAATACTAGGAATGCCAAGGTAA
- a CDS encoding enoyl-CoA hydratase gives MDFNTIIYKELVNEGIAEIIMNRPKKRNAINKEMIVEMSAAFKRAEESEDIKVIIFSGAGPCFSAGHDLSPNEEYPDTCDERIAFERKYYFDESMYIRNIRKPIISKVHSHCIAAALALASVTDIVIASEDAIFSEPVVRMGANSQELMFLPWLIGEKKTKELLFTGDAIKADEAVQLGLVNKVVPVEQLDDAVMEMASKIAQMPPLAISLVKESVNNTMDIMGYTNSMKMHFASHLLSHTTNEIAEGMGKSKRGNLKEFFDRRDQKFV, from the coding sequence ATGGATTTTAATACAATTATTTATAAAGAATTAGTGAACGAAGGTATTGCGGAAATTATCATGAACCGACCGAAGAAACGAAATGCGATTAATAAAGAAATGATCGTAGAAATGTCAGCTGCGTTCAAACGTGCAGAAGAAAGTGAAGATATTAAAGTAATCATCTTCAGTGGGGCTGGTCCTTGTTTTTCAGCAGGACATGATTTGTCCCCGAATGAAGAATATCCTGATACATGTGATGAGCGTATTGCCTTTGAACGTAAATACTACTTCGACGAGTCGATGTACATTCGGAATATAAGAAAACCAATTATCTCAAAAGTGCATAGTCACTGTATCGCTGCAGCGTTAGCACTTGCATCTGTAACGGATATTGTCATTGCTTCTGAAGATGCCATTTTTAGTGAGCCAGTTGTACGAATGGGTGCTAATAGCCAAGAACTAATGTTTTTACCGTGGTTAATTGGAGAGAAGAAGACGAAAGAACTTTTATTTACAGGTGATGCAATAAAAGCGGATGAAGCAGTTCAGTTAGGTTTAGTGAATAAAGTCGTTCCAGTAGAACAATTAGATGATGCGGTTATGGAGATGGCGAGTAAAATCGCGCAAATGCCACCTTTAGCAATTTCTCTTGTGAAAGAATCAGTTAATAATACAATGGACATCATGGGGTATACGAACTCCATGAAAATGCATTTCGCTTCCCACCTATTAAGCCATACAACAAATGAAATTGCTGAGGGAATGGGGAAATCCAAAAGAGGAAATTTAAAAGAGTTTTTTGACCGACGAGATCAAAAATTTGTATAA
- a CDS encoding BsuPI-related putative proteinase inhibitor: MKVLFLLVFAFFLTGCGLGNEQASQEPTTGGSEIVDGEMTISLVEESPLVFHYEVMNQSDKVVTIEFSSSQRINYSITTKEGKDIYLFSSVATFLQALGEEELKPDEQLEYVIDLNELDLQEGEYLLSVWLTPMDGPTYKIIKEFTIE, from the coding sequence ATGAAGGTGTTATTTTTACTGGTGTTCGCATTTTTTTTGACAGGGTGTGGTTTGGGGAATGAACAAGCAAGTCAAGAACCTACTACTGGAGGAAGTGAAATTGTAGATGGAGAAATGACCATTAGTCTTGTGGAGGAAAGTCCACTCGTTTTTCATTATGAGGTCATGAATCAATCGGACAAAGTTGTGACAATAGAGTTTTCGAGCTCACAGCGAATCAATTATTCAATAACTACTAAAGAAGGAAAAGATATCTATTTATTTTCAAGTGTTGCTACATTTCTTCAAGCATTAGGTGAAGAGGAATTGAAGCCAGATGAACAGTTAGAATATGTGATCGATTTAAATGAATTGGACCTCCAAGAAGGTGAGTATCTACTATCAGTGTGGTTGACACCAATGGACGGGCCAACTTATAAAATAATAAAAGAGTTCACCATTGAATAA
- a CDS encoding YjcZ family sporulation protein, whose product MSGTHKPVSNFALIVVLFILLIIVGTAFVRPY is encoded by the coding sequence ATGTCTGGTACTCACAAACCAGTGAGCAACTTTGCGTTAATCGTAGTGTTGTTTATTTTGTTAATTATTGTTGGTACGGCGTTTGTTCGCCCGTACTAA
- a CDS encoding small acid-soluble spore protein H: protein MDAQRAQQISSSPDMANVMYNGQQVYIEHVDQNNGTATIHPINDPNQKQSVPVNNLMEQ from the coding sequence ATGGATGCACAACGAGCACAACAAATTTCTTCATCACCCGATATGGCAAATGTTATGTACAACGGACAACAGGTCTATATAGAGCATGTAGACCAAAATAATGGAACAGCTACAATTCACCCAATTAATGACCCGAATCAGAAACAGAGTGTCCCCGTAAACAATTTGATGGAACAATAA
- a CDS encoding MarR family winged helix-turn-helix transcriptional regulator has protein sequence MSRLLTKRANKALQPFGLYSAQWSVIFTLKTKGTLTQTELCEYLAVEAPPLTRNIQRLVKKEIVRQVSGEDKRMKLIELTEKAHQEYPKWEKAITETNHKLLEHFPKDSEEQLDQLLSQWLHIITSRKELNDE, from the coding sequence TTGTCCCGTCTCTTAACAAAACGAGCAAATAAGGCACTTCAGCCATTTGGTTTATATAGTGCTCAATGGTCTGTTATTTTTACATTGAAAACGAAAGGCACATTAACACAAACAGAGTTGTGTGAGTATTTAGCTGTCGAGGCCCCGCCTTTAACACGAAACATCCAACGATTAGTAAAAAAAGAAATTGTAAGACAAGTAAGTGGAGAGGATAAAAGGATGAAGTTAATTGAACTCACCGAAAAAGCTCATCAAGAGTATCCAAAGTGGGAAAAAGCGATAACAGAAACAAATCATAAGTTACTTGAACATTTTCCGAAAGACTCGGAAGAACAGTTAGATCAGCTTTTATCACAATGGTTACATATTATAACCTCCAGAAAGGAACTTAACGATGAGTAA
- a CDS encoding MFS transporter yields the protein MSKPILWTKDFICITLCNLFVFLAFYYLIVTLPIYTITELNGTETEAGLIITLFLITAIFIRPFAGKWALSIGNKNILFIGLFIFIISSGLYLISDSVYSMMFIRLLHGVGFGMATTATGSIVANVIPDSRKGEGMGYYSLSFNIAVVLGPFIGLTAILQWSTVTLFSIVAISSFVALAMGLLVSKENRKIPEAMTGNPQKHKLSIVEKTAIRISIVAAIFAIIYSSILSFVPVYAEEVGLIKAASYFFVVYAAIMLLSRPFTGRWLDQYGCK from the coding sequence ATGAGTAAACCAATCCTTTGGACTAAAGATTTTATATGTATTACATTATGTAATTTGTTCGTTTTCCTAGCTTTTTATTATTTAATTGTTACCTTACCGATCTATACGATAACGGAATTAAATGGAACTGAAACAGAAGCTGGATTGATCATTACGTTATTTCTAATCACTGCTATCTTTATACGTCCATTTGCAGGGAAATGGGCGCTTTCAATTGGAAACAAAAATATTTTATTTATAGGTCTATTTATATTTATCATCTCTTCTGGTTTGTATCTTATATCGGATTCCGTATATTCGATGATGTTTATTCGGTTATTACACGGTGTAGGGTTTGGGATGGCAACAACCGCAACGGGTTCGATTGTTGCGAACGTAATACCTGATTCAAGAAAAGGAGAAGGAATGGGATACTACTCGTTGTCATTTAATATTGCTGTCGTTTTAGGCCCTTTCATAGGATTAACTGCTATCTTGCAATGGAGTACAGTTACGTTATTTTCTATCGTCGCTATAAGTAGCTTTGTAGCTTTAGCGATGGGGTTACTAGTTTCAAAGGAAAATCGTAAAATTCCAGAAGCTATGACAGGTAACCCACAAAAACATAAGCTTTCAATTGTTGAAAAAACAGCGATTCGTATTTCAATTGTAGCAGCAATATTTGCTATTATTTATTCTTCCATTTTGTCGTTCGTACCTGTATATGCTGAAGAAGTAGGTTTGATAAAAGCCGCTAGTTATTTCTTTGTGGTGTATGCTGCTATCATGTTACTTTCAAGACCTTTTACGGGAAGATGGTTGGACCAATATGGTTGCAAATAA
- a CDS encoding MFS transporter, whose translation MVANKIVYPCIIIFAVGMFLLSMSTTTFVFLLSAALIGLGWGTLFPTFQTISVQKAPTERRGLAMATFLSIFDLGIGVGSFIVGMIVAQVSLHSLYFYSSFILLLGIALYNFMHGRYVVNEMSVENQRAG comes from the coding sequence ATGGTTGCAAATAAAATTGTTTATCCGTGTATTATCATATTTGCTGTTGGTATGTTTCTCTTAAGTATGTCCACGACGACTTTCGTGTTTCTTTTGTCAGCTGCATTAATTGGCCTCGGATGGGGGACGCTTTTTCCGACATTTCAAACGATATCTGTTCAAAAAGCACCAACAGAGCGTAGGGGCTTGGCCATGGCAACATTCTTATCTATTTTTGATCTAGGAATTGGTGTAGGCTCTTTTATTGTCGGGATGATCGTTGCCCAAGTAAGCTTACATTCACTTTATTTCTACAGTTCATTCATTCTTTTACTCGGAATCGCTCTATACAATTTTATGCATGGTCGATATGTGGTGAACGAAATGAGTGTTGAAAATCAACGCGCTGGTTAA
- a CDS encoding TSUP family transporter encodes MVWEVLFVFFIVLFGGFIQGASGFGFGLVAMGLLPIMFSLKDSTLLVISLLLVASVSILLKIYKYIELKGLLLIVSSALVGRILAFFVLNTYGEMDFLKQVLGFFLIGMVFYLYFSKANSSTASAMNPFTPIVLGLLGGLIGGVFAVGGPFFVFYFLILYSDKHKYNANLQITVVLTCLFTIILHGINGDFNSTFSIYFLVGFVGVYIGTMLGLKWFEKLPSHLIRKLAMIMVLASAVNLIFFS; translated from the coding sequence ATGGTTTGGGAAGTTCTTTTTGTTTTTTTTATCGTACTGTTTGGAGGATTTATTCAAGGAGCTAGCGGCTTTGGTTTTGGCCTCGTGGCGATGGGATTACTTCCAATTATGTTTTCTTTAAAGGATAGTACGTTACTTGTGATTTCATTATTGTTAGTAGCTTCGGTTAGTATTCTTTTAAAGATTTATAAATATATTGAATTAAAAGGTTTACTGTTGATTGTGAGTTCCGCGCTAGTTGGTAGAATTCTGGCATTTTTTGTACTAAATACTTATGGAGAAATGGATTTTTTAAAACAGGTCTTGGGCTTCTTTCTAATTGGTATGGTGTTTTATTTATATTTTAGTAAAGCAAATTCCTCCACTGCGTCAGCGATGAATCCTTTTACACCGATCGTCCTTGGATTATTAGGTGGCTTAATAGGAGGGGTCTTTGCGGTGGGGGGCCCGTTTTTTGTTTTTTATTTTTTAATTCTTTATAGTGACAAACACAAATATAACGCCAACCTTCAAATAACGGTAGTGCTTACATGTTTATTTACAATCATTTTACATGGTATCAACGGTGACTTTAATTCTACTTTTTCAATCTATTTCTTAGTTGGTTTTGTAGGGGTTTACATTGGTACAATGCTTGGACTTAAGTGGTTTGAGAAACTACCAAGTCACTTAATTAGGAAATTAGCAATGATTATGGTCTTAGCTTCGGCTGTAAACTTAATTTTCTTTAGTTAA
- a CDS encoding phage holin family protein: MVEFFSQIQVHPQLLIVVPALMILGNILKRTPKIQDWMILWLLLFAGIISGIVTIGFTIQGIANGIIATGAAITTHQAYKQTFTKRSETDKKTIK; this comes from the coding sequence TTGGTAGAGTTTTTTTCACAGATACAAGTACATCCTCAACTATTAATTGTTGTCCCAGCATTAATGATCCTTGGAAACATCCTAAAAAGAACACCAAAAATACAAGATTGGATGATTTTATGGCTATTATTGTTCGCAGGTATTATTTCAGGAATAGTTACTATTGGATTTACAATCCAAGGGATTGCCAATGGAATTATCGCCACTGGAGCAGCCATTACAACTCATCAAGCATACAAACAAACTTTTACTAAGAGGTCCGAAACAGATAAAAAAACGATAAAGTGA
- a CDS encoding CapA family protein, protein MKKIISFVLFIFLMGCSEPAMVEKEVKNLALKADDVVLEKDLDETVPEFLRKHSEPVEIIFVGDVMMEMSLKNTINSKGVDYPFIHVKDDILQADYAVANLETAITTSNNSYAKQYNFKSNPKKLEGLVNAGFDLVSLANNHTLDYQEEGLLDTIKYLREYGIEYIGAGKNSEEAYASHEVLLNDQKVKFLAFSRVLPDVSWYATKDKPGIASGYQEERVIEIIEKEKENTDYVLVYMHWGIERASRPEPYQRNYAKKMIDAGADAIIGAHPHVLQGFEFYNGKPIAYSLGNFLFPDYITGPTAETGLLSIIIEDGEVKMKFNPFYIDNDVIVDKGDDYRKRMYKYLEGISYDIFIEDGEIKPIN, encoded by the coding sequence GTGAAAAAGATCATTAGCTTTGTTCTGTTTATATTTTTAATGGGGTGTAGTGAACCAGCTATGGTTGAAAAGGAAGTAAAGAATTTAGCATTGAAAGCTGATGATGTGGTATTGGAGAAAGACTTGGATGAAACTGTTCCAGAGTTCTTACGAAAACACAGTGAACCAGTTGAAATCATCTTTGTTGGAGACGTGATGATGGAGATGTCGTTAAAAAACACAATCAACTCTAAAGGAGTAGATTATCCCTTTATACATGTTAAAGACGACATCTTACAAGCAGATTATGCGGTTGCTAATTTAGAAACAGCCATTACAACTTCGAACAATTCTTATGCCAAACAATATAATTTCAAATCCAATCCTAAAAAGCTAGAAGGGTTAGTCAATGCTGGTTTTGATTTAGTTTCATTAGCCAACAATCATACGCTCGATTACCAGGAAGAAGGTTTACTCGACACGATAAAATATTTAAGAGAATATGGTATCGAATATATTGGCGCTGGAAAAAATAGTGAAGAAGCTTATGCGTCTCACGAAGTTCTATTAAACGACCAAAAGGTTAAATTTTTAGCATTTTCAAGGGTTTTACCAGATGTATCATGGTATGCAACAAAGGATAAACCTGGAATTGCCAGCGGATATCAAGAAGAACGAGTAATAGAGATTATCGAAAAGGAAAAAGAAAATACAGATTACGTTTTGGTCTATATGCACTGGGGCATTGAAAGAGCTAGTCGGCCAGAACCGTACCAACGAAATTATGCGAAGAAAATGATTGATGCTGGTGCTGATGCCATTATTGGTGCGCATCCCCATGTACTACAAGGATTTGAATTTTATAATGGTAAGCCAATTGCTTACTCCTTAGGGAACTTTCTCTTCCCAGATTATATAACGGGGCCAACCGCAGAGACAGGTTTATTAAGTATTATTATTGAAGATGGAGAAGTAAAGATGAAGTTTAACCCGTTTTATATCGACAACGATGTGATTGTTGATAAAGGAGATGATTATCGTAAAAGAATGTATAAGTATTTGGAAGGTATCTCATATGATATTTTCATTGAAGATGGAGAAATCAAACCAATAAACTAA
- a CDS encoding DUF3219 family protein produces MVNEVILDDLTLQVTNYKEEIVVNQTGEPLKKINIAFKVRGGEEYHDVTSHLYKKTFDVKVPQKGIQFRATIYNYSTSRTDFSNERCMADFQLSLLEVQ; encoded by the coding sequence ATGGTTAATGAAGTAATTTTAGACGATTTAACATTGCAAGTAACAAACTATAAAGAAGAAATAGTGGTTAATCAAACAGGAGAACCTCTTAAAAAAATTAATATTGCTTTTAAAGTAAGAGGTGGCGAGGAGTATCATGATGTTACAAGTCATTTATATAAAAAGACTTTTGATGTAAAAGTTCCTCAAAAAGGAATACAGTTTAGAGCAACGATTTATAACTATTCGACTTCACGAACCGATTTTTCTAATGAAAGATGTATGGCAGATTTCCAATTATCTTTACTCGAGGTACAGTAG
- a CDS encoding LLM class flavin-dependent oxidoreductase: MKLSILDQSPLSSGKTAAHALQASMELAQVGERLGYSRYWIAEHHDFSGLSCSAPEIMLGYIGANTKKIRIGAGAVLLPHYKPYKVAEVFNMLATLFPGRIDLGIGRAPGGSAEVTMALSDKYLQKVYQLPDAFKELLHFLKDDFPSDHMYSKISASPLPTESPQPWVLGTSAKSAKLAADNGTAYAFGHFMSDKDGPQIMKSYIENFNSSSNLLKPESIIAVSAICSETTEKAEQLALSGLLWKIQLAKGEGKKGVPTVEEAESYSYNEAELKMFQEMKSKMVIGNPKEVREQLTDLQKKYQANEMMVVTITHSYDDRLASYELIANECL, translated from the coding sequence ATGAAATTAAGTATTTTAGATCAATCGCCGTTATCTTCAGGGAAAACTGCAGCCCACGCACTTCAAGCATCGATGGAACTTGCTCAAGTCGGTGAGAGGTTAGGATACTCCCGGTACTGGATTGCAGAACATCATGATTTTTCTGGTTTATCGTGTTCAGCTCCTGAAATAATGTTAGGGTATATCGGGGCTAACACAAAAAAGATTAGAATTGGAGCAGGAGCCGTATTACTTCCTCACTATAAGCCATATAAAGTTGCTGAGGTTTTTAATATGTTGGCAACTTTGTTTCCTGGACGTATAGACTTAGGAATTGGACGAGCACCGGGTGGTTCGGCGGAAGTTACGATGGCGCTTTCAGATAAATATTTGCAAAAAGTATATCAGTTACCAGATGCCTTTAAAGAATTACTTCATTTCTTGAAGGATGATTTTCCTTCAGACCATATGTATTCAAAAATATCTGCCTCCCCGTTACCGACCGAGTCACCACAACCATGGGTACTTGGAACGAGTGCTAAAAGTGCAAAACTAGCCGCAGATAACGGAACAGCATATGCATTCGGTCATTTTATGAGCGATAAAGATGGTCCTCAGATTATGAAGTCATATATCGAGAATTTTAACTCGAGCTCAAACTTACTCAAGCCAGAATCCATCATAGCTGTTTCAGCCATTTGTTCAGAAACGACAGAAAAAGCAGAGCAACTTGCTTTAAGTGGTTTGTTATGGAAAATTCAGTTAGCTAAAGGTGAAGGAAAGAAAGGTGTACCAACAGTAGAAGAAGCTGAGAGCTATTCTTATAATGAAGCTGAATTAAAAATGTTTCAAGAAATGAAGAGTAAAATGGTAATAGGTAATCCGAAAGAAGTGAGAGAGCAACTTACTGATTTACAAAAAAAATATCAAGCGAACGAAATGATGGTTGTCACCATTACTCACTCTTATGATGATCGATTGGCTTCCTATGAACTTATAGCGAACGAATGTTTATAA